A DNA window from Aquarana catesbeiana isolate 2022-GZ linkage group LG01, ASM4218655v1, whole genome shotgun sequence contains the following coding sequences:
- the PRKAB1 gene encoding 5'-AMP-activated protein kinase subunit beta-1, protein MGNTSSERPGPLKGRRDSGGGAAKGEDRAKILMDSPEDADMYPAEESKAPMEKDEFLAWQHDLEVNDKAPTQARPTVFRWTGGGKEIYLAGSFNNWGKIPLTRSHNNFVAILDLPEGEHQYKFFVDGQWTHDPAEPVVTSQLGTINNILNVKKTDFEVFDALMVDSQKGSDVSELSSSPPGPYQQDAYNCKLEERFKSPPILPPHLLQVILNKDTGISCDPALLPEPNHVMLNHLYALSIKDGVMVLSATHRYKKKYVTTLLYKPI, encoded by the exons ATGGGGAATACGAGCAGCGAGAGGCCCGGACCCCTGAAGGGGCGAAGGGACAGCGGCGGCGGAGCCGCCAAAGGAGAAGACCGGGCTAAAATATTAATGGACAGCCCAGAGGACGCTGACATGTACCCAGCTGAGGAGAGCAAG GCCCCCATGGAAAAAGATGAATTTTTGGCATGGCAGCATGATTTAGAAGTAAATGACAAAGCTCCGACTCAGGCTCGACCAACAGTTTTTCGGTGGACTGGAGGAGGGAAAGAAATTTACTTAGCTGGGTCATTTAACAACTGGGGGAAAATCCCTCTAACAAGAAG CCACAACAACTTTGTAGCAATATTGGATCTTCCAGAAGGGGAGCACCAGTACAAATTTTTTGTTGACGGCCAGTGGACTCACGATCCTGCTGAG cCTGTAGTAACTAGCCAGCTTGGGACAATAAACAATATCCTTAATGTGAAGAAAACTGATTTTGAAGTCTTTGATGCCTTAATGGTCGACTCACAGAAAGGCTCTGATGTGTCAG AGCTTTCCAGCTCCCCTCCTGGTCCTTACCAGCAAGATGCATATAATTGTAAGCTGGAAGAACGTTTCAAATCTCCCCCTATCCTCCCACCCCATCTGCTTCAAGTTATTCTTAATAAAGACACAGGCATTTCA tGTGATCCAGCTTTGCTTCCGGAGCCCAATCATGTCATGCTGAATCACCTTTACGCACTGTCCATCAAG GATGGTGTGATGGTGTTAAGTGCTACTCATCGTTACAAGAAGAAGTATGTCACCACACTGCTGTACAAACCCATATGA